In Zingiber officinale cultivar Zhangliang chromosome 1A, Zo_v1.1, whole genome shotgun sequence, a genomic segment contains:
- the LOC122038376 gene encoding protein indeterminate-domain 4, chloroplastic-like isoform X1 codes for MMTSSSAPFFRVGEEDEYGQHPSVLQQPSSAAPASSSATVAPQKKKRNLPGKPSKYPDAEVIALSPKSLLATNRFVCEVCNKGFQREQNLQLHRRGHNLPWKLKQKNPNEVRRRVYLCPEPTCVHHDPSRALGDLTGIKKHYCRKHGEKKWKCDKCSKRYAVHSDWKAHSKICGTREYRCDCGTLFSRRDSFITHRAFCDALAQENARLPAHGLNTSFGGQLYANRTLNLGLPQLNPTQLSSLLRTTGTGAAGASQFDHVNMATASSSSSFRQPPPPQQQQQQTHPNSAFFLGGSSYSQQGFNTEELLQSKPFHGMMQLQDLQTVSANNAATSSSAANLFDLGFFSGSAGNIDNVNHMMNNHIDTNMPSPFYNPSLQGEHEQQQQQMPATALLHKAAQMELAAPTSNFRPSFYMGGRESGSSRSQLEQENHFQDLINSITNGNGSGTLVFGNEQMAAFGGFNPAGLDQESKLHHNLTAGGRGGITRDFLGVGGMVRSMTTAGGVHLGVENINSMDSEMKARSFGAGRIQ; via the exons ATGATGACATCTTCATCCGCTCCTTTCTTCAGAGTAGGGGAGGAAGATGAATACGGCCAGCACCCTTCGGTGCTGCAGCAACCGTCATCGGCTGCGCCAGCTAGCTCGTCGGCGACCGtagctcctcagaagaagaagagaaacctCCCTGGAAAACCAAGCAAGT ATCCGGACGCGGAGGTGATCGCCTTGTCGCCGAAATCGCTGCTGGCGACGAATCGCTTCGTGTGCGAAGTGTGCAACAAGGGGTTCCAACGGGAGCAGAACCTGCAGCTCCACCGGCGCGGCCACAACCTGCCGTGGAAGCTGAAGCAGAAGAACCCGAACGAGGTGCGGCGGCGGGTGTACCTCTGCCCGGAGCCCACCTGCGTCCACCACGACCCCTCGCGCGCCCTCGGCGACCTCACCGGCATCAAGAAGCACTACTGCCGCAAGCACGGCGAGAAGAAGTGGAAGTGCGACAAGTGCTCCAAGCGCTACGCCGTGCACTCCGACTGGAAGGCCCATTCCAAGATCTGCGGCACTCGCGAGTACCGCTGCGACTGCGGTACTCTCTTCTCCAG GCGAGACAGTTTCATCACCCACAGAGCTTTCTGCGATGCATTGGCACAGGAGAACGCGAGGCTTCCGGCTCATGGCTTGAACACCAGCTTTGGCGGCCAGCTATATGCAAATAGAACCTTAAACTTGGGGCTTCCTCAACTCAACCCTACGCAGCTCTCCTCCTTACTCAGGACCACTGGCACCGGTGCCGCTGGAGCTTCACAGTTTGATCACGTCAACATGGCCAcggcctcttcctcctcctccttccggcagccgccgccgccgcagcagcagcagcagcagaccCATCCTAATTCGGCATTCTTCCTCGGAGGAAGCTCCTATAGCCAGCAGGGCTTCAACACCGAAGAGTTGCTCCAAAGCAAGCCCTTCCACGGCATGATGCAACTCCAAGATCTCCAAACAGTAAGTGCAAACAATGCCGCCACTTCTTCCTCCGCCGCCAACCTGTTCGACCTCGGATTCTTCTCGGGCAGCGCGGGTAACATCGACAACGTTAACCACATGATGAACAACCACATTGACACCAACATGCCTTCTCCTTTCTATAACCCTTCCCTGCAAGGTGAGCacgagcagcagcagcagcagatgCCGGCCACCGCGCTGCTCCACAAAGCCGCCCAAATGGAATTAGCGGCGCCGACGAGCAACTTCCGCCCGAGCTTCTACATGGGTGGTAGAGAGAGCGGCAGTTCAAGAAGCCAACTGGAGCAGGAGAACCATTTCCAGGACCTCATCAACTCGATTACTAATGGCAACGGCAGCGGTACTCTAGTGTTCGGTAACGAGCAAATGGCTGCGTTTGGAGGATTCAACCCTGCAGGTTTGGATCAAGAGAGCAAGCTGCACCACAACCTAACTGCAGGAGGACGAGGAGGCATAACGAGAGACTTTCTGGGAGTCGGCGGCATGGTGAGGAGCATGACGACGGCCGGAGGAGTTCACCTCGGCGTTGAGAACATCAACTCCATGGACTCGGAGATGAAGGCTCGATCATTTGGTGCTGGAAGAATTCAGTAA
- the LOC122038376 gene encoding protein indeterminate-domain 4, chloroplastic-like isoform X2 — protein MMTSSSAPFFRVGEEDEYGQHPSVLQQPSSAAPASSSATVAPQKKKRNLPGKPNPDAEVIALSPKSLLATNRFVCEVCNKGFQREQNLQLHRRGHNLPWKLKQKNPNEVRRRVYLCPEPTCVHHDPSRALGDLTGIKKHYCRKHGEKKWKCDKCSKRYAVHSDWKAHSKICGTREYRCDCGTLFSRRDSFITHRAFCDALAQENARLPAHGLNTSFGGQLYANRTLNLGLPQLNPTQLSSLLRTTGTGAAGASQFDHVNMATASSSSSFRQPPPPQQQQQQTHPNSAFFLGGSSYSQQGFNTEELLQSKPFHGMMQLQDLQTVSANNAATSSSAANLFDLGFFSGSAGNIDNVNHMMNNHIDTNMPSPFYNPSLQGEHEQQQQQMPATALLHKAAQMELAAPTSNFRPSFYMGGRESGSSRSQLEQENHFQDLINSITNGNGSGTLVFGNEQMAAFGGFNPAGLDQESKLHHNLTAGGRGGITRDFLGVGGMVRSMTTAGGVHLGVENINSMDSEMKARSFGAGRIQ, from the exons ATGATGACATCTTCATCCGCTCCTTTCTTCAGAGTAGGGGAGGAAGATGAATACGGCCAGCACCCTTCGGTGCTGCAGCAACCGTCATCGGCTGCGCCAGCTAGCTCGTCGGCGACCGtagctcctcagaagaagaagagaaacctCCCTGGAAAACCAA ATCCGGACGCGGAGGTGATCGCCTTGTCGCCGAAATCGCTGCTGGCGACGAATCGCTTCGTGTGCGAAGTGTGCAACAAGGGGTTCCAACGGGAGCAGAACCTGCAGCTCCACCGGCGCGGCCACAACCTGCCGTGGAAGCTGAAGCAGAAGAACCCGAACGAGGTGCGGCGGCGGGTGTACCTCTGCCCGGAGCCCACCTGCGTCCACCACGACCCCTCGCGCGCCCTCGGCGACCTCACCGGCATCAAGAAGCACTACTGCCGCAAGCACGGCGAGAAGAAGTGGAAGTGCGACAAGTGCTCCAAGCGCTACGCCGTGCACTCCGACTGGAAGGCCCATTCCAAGATCTGCGGCACTCGCGAGTACCGCTGCGACTGCGGTACTCTCTTCTCCAG GCGAGACAGTTTCATCACCCACAGAGCTTTCTGCGATGCATTGGCACAGGAGAACGCGAGGCTTCCGGCTCATGGCTTGAACACCAGCTTTGGCGGCCAGCTATATGCAAATAGAACCTTAAACTTGGGGCTTCCTCAACTCAACCCTACGCAGCTCTCCTCCTTACTCAGGACCACTGGCACCGGTGCCGCTGGAGCTTCACAGTTTGATCACGTCAACATGGCCAcggcctcttcctcctcctccttccggcagccgccgccgccgcagcagcagcagcagcagaccCATCCTAATTCGGCATTCTTCCTCGGAGGAAGCTCCTATAGCCAGCAGGGCTTCAACACCGAAGAGTTGCTCCAAAGCAAGCCCTTCCACGGCATGATGCAACTCCAAGATCTCCAAACAGTAAGTGCAAACAATGCCGCCACTTCTTCCTCCGCCGCCAACCTGTTCGACCTCGGATTCTTCTCGGGCAGCGCGGGTAACATCGACAACGTTAACCACATGATGAACAACCACATTGACACCAACATGCCTTCTCCTTTCTATAACCCTTCCCTGCAAGGTGAGCacgagcagcagcagcagcagatgCCGGCCACCGCGCTGCTCCACAAAGCCGCCCAAATGGAATTAGCGGCGCCGACGAGCAACTTCCGCCCGAGCTTCTACATGGGTGGTAGAGAGAGCGGCAGTTCAAGAAGCCAACTGGAGCAGGAGAACCATTTCCAGGACCTCATCAACTCGATTACTAATGGCAACGGCAGCGGTACTCTAGTGTTCGGTAACGAGCAAATGGCTGCGTTTGGAGGATTCAACCCTGCAGGTTTGGATCAAGAGAGCAAGCTGCACCACAACCTAACTGCAGGAGGACGAGGAGGCATAACGAGAGACTTTCTGGGAGTCGGCGGCATGGTGAGGAGCATGACGACGGCCGGAGGAGTTCACCTCGGCGTTGAGAACATCAACTCCATGGACTCGGAGATGAAGGCTCGATCATTTGGTGCTGGAAGAATTCAGTAA